In Rhodococcus qingshengii JCM 15477, the sequence TGCGGTCCGAGTAGGAAAGAAGCGAGTCCGGCGACGTCCTCGACCTCGCCGACGCGTTCGAGCGGCGTGTTGGCCAGGTAGTCGTCCAGGATGGGGCCACCGTCGGTGATGAGCGCGACCAGATCCGTTCGGGTCAGACCCGGCCGGATCGCATTGACACGAATGTTGCTGGCGCCCAGTTCGTCTGCCGCCAATTGCACCAGGTGGTCGACGCCGGACTTCGAGACGCCGTACGCGCCGAACCAGCGATGTGTGTTGCTGCTGGCGATCGACGAGATCGCGACGATGGATCCACCGCCTCCTGCCACCAGTGCCCGCGCGCCGTGTTTGATCGTCAGCATGGTCCCCGTGACGTTGAGGTCGACGGTGCGGCGCCAGGCGTCGACGTCGAGTTGCGTGACCGGTGCGATGGTTTCGTTCCCGCCGGCGCAGGCCACGACTCCGTCGAGCTTTCCGGTGACGGACACCGCCGCGGCGACAGCGGCGACGACGTCTGTCTCGATCGTGACGTCGGCGGGGGAGACGCTGACCGATCCTGCGGCAGTCGCCTGCCGGATCGATTCGGCGGCAGCATCGAGTTTCTCCTTGTTGCGTCCGCAGATCGTGACGTGAGCGCCGGACGCAACGAGCGAACGAGCGATGCCCAGGCCGATGCCACTACCGCCGCCGGTCACCAGTATCGATGTGCCGGTGAAAGTGGGTATGCCCGCTGAGGCGGTGTCGTCGTCCATGCGTGTCTCCTGGTCGTTGCTCCGGCGGGCTCGCGTGCTGCTTCTGGAGGTTTTCCGGTCCGGCTTCGGTGAAAACGCCCCAC encodes:
- a CDS encoding SDR family oxidoreductase; translated protein: MDDDTASAGIPTFTGTSILVTGGGSGIGLGIARSLVASGAHVTICGRNKEKLDAAAESIRQATAAGSVSVSPADVTIETDVVAAVAAAVSVTGKLDGVVACAGGNETIAPVTQLDVDAWRRTVDLNVTGTMLTIKHGARALVAGGGGSIVAISSIASSNTHRWFGAYGVSKSGVDHLVQLAADELGASNIRVNAIRPGLTRTDLVALITDGGPILDDYLANTPLERVGEVEDVAGLASFLLGPQSTWITGQIINVDGGQMLRRGPDFRSMLEPVYGSDGLRGVVAP